ATAACCCGCGGAGCCCACTCGCGTCCGGCGTCAGCGACCGACAGTTGATCTGGTTCCAGACCTGAAAGAAGACGTAAATCGTAAAGAACAGCGTCGCCTGCAACACGGTGAATTCGACCTGAACGGGCCGCCGCGACCCGTCCGCACCGGCCGCGGTCCAGACGCCGTCGTCGCCCTTCGCGAGCGACGCCGCGGGGGCCACGCCCTCGTCCACCCCGGCCCGCACGAGCCACTGGGCGGCCGGGTCACTCGTGCCGAACAGCCCCGGCCTCTCGGGTGTGCCGGCCATCGCCCAGAGAATCCCCAACATCACCACGACGAAGAAGGTGCCTGTAATCAGGATGTTCTGCCGCATCGCGGGCGTCAGAATGCTTTCGTTCCGCCGCTTCGGGGGGACGCGCATCAGCCCGGCCCGCGGCGGCTCGGAGCAGAGCGCGATCGCCGCGAACGTGTCCATGATGACGTTGATCCAGAGCAGTTGCAGCACCGTGAACGGCGGCCGGAAGCCCAGGAACGGACCGAGCAGCGCGATCGCGAGGGCCGACACGTTGATGGTCAGTTGGAACTGCACGAACCGCTGGATGTTTTCGTACAGCGATCGGCCCCAGTGAACGGCCCGGACGATCGTCCCGAACGAGTCGTCCAACAGCACGATCTTGCTCGCCTCCTTCGCCACCTCCGTACCCGCGAGCCCCATCGCCAGGCCGACGTCGGCTTTCTTCAAGGAGGGCGCGTCGTTCGTCCCGTCGCCGGTCATGGCGACGACGTGGTTCTGCTCCTGGAGGAGCTTTACCATCCGGTACTTGTCGAGCGGCTTGGCCCGCGCGAGAACGCGGAGGTTCGGCAGCCGTTCCTTGAGTTCGTCGTCGGTCAGCTTGTTGAAGTCCGTGCTGGTCATCGCGATCGCCCCCGGCGAATCGAGCAGGCCGACTTCCGCGGCGATGGCGCGGGCCGTCTCGATGTTGTCCCCGGTAATCATCTTGACCTCGATCCCGGCCTCCCGGCACTGCCGGATCGCGTCGCGGACGTCGACGCGGAGCGGGTCGCGGATGGCCACGAAGCCGACGAACGTCAGGTCCCGATCGATCTCCGCCCGCCGGTCGTGAACCGCGTCCGTATCCGTCGGGAAGTCGGCCGGGAGTTCGACGTGGGCGAAGGCGAGCGTCCGCATCGCCTGGCCGGCGGCCGTGGCGAGTTCGGCACGGGCGTGTTCGCGGTCGGCCGTCGTCATCGTCCGCACTGTTCCGTCGGCCGCGAGTACCTTCGTGCAGCGCTCGATAATGACTTCCGGCGCGCCTTTGACCAGCGCCACGAGGCGGCCGCCGGCGCGGACAACGGTCGTCATTTTCTTATGTTCGGATGAGAACGCGGTCCGGAAAACGACCAGGACATCGACCCGGTATTGCTCGTAGTTCGTGCCGCCATCCCGTAGCCAATATAAAAGTGCGCCCTCGGTCGAATTGCCGACGACGATCGGCTTGCCGTCTTTCTCTTCCAGGCTCGCGGTCGAGTTCACTGCCGCGTTGACAGCCAGCCAATCGACCGGCGAAACAGCAGTCGAAGCCGTCACATGGGGCTTCGGAGTCGGGCAGTCGGCCGTCCCGGTTTCGTAGACCTGACCGCCCAGCGCGAGCCGCACCAGCCGCATTTTGTTTTGAGTCAGGGTGCCCGTCTTGTCGGTGCAAATGACGGTCGCGGACCCGATCGTCTCGCACGCCACGAGTTGCCGCACGAGCGAGTTGGCGCGGGTCATCTTCCGCATCGCCAGCGCGAGCGACACGGTCACGCTCATCGGCAGCCCTTCGGGCACGGCCACCACGACGATGATGACCATGTACACGAAGTACCCGAGCAGGTTCCGCGCGACGGCGACGACGTCCGCCGCAGTCTGCGGGACGAAGACCTCCCGCGGGCTGGCCCACAACGCGCCGCGAAGCAGGAGCGCAAGAAAGATCAACCCCGCGGCCGCGTACCCGACCTTGCTGATGAGTTCCGCGAGGGCCGTAAGCTTTTCCTGGAGCGGCGTCGATTCCTTGGAGAGAGCCAGCTTGCGCTGGACGCGCGACTCGGTACTCGAAAGGCTGGCCCCTTCGGGCGACGTGGGACCGGCGTTTCCGTCGGGCGCGGCGACGCCTGTTGCGGGAGCGGCCGTGTCGTCCTCGCCGGACATGCGGCGGGCGATCTGACCGATCATGGTGTCGTCGCCGACGTTCGTGACGACCATCTCGCCGAGGCCGTCCACGACCTGCGTGCCGCGGTAGACGCAGCCGGGCTGGTCCGGGTCGGCGGCCGCCTCCTGCTCGGGGCAAATCTCTTTTCGGACCGGCTCGGCCTCGCCGGTCATGAGCGACTGGTCGATCAGCAACTCGTTCGATTTGACCACCCGGCCGTCCGCCGGGATCTCGTCACCGGTTTCCAGAAACACCAAATCCCCGACCGCGACCTCTTCGAGCGGCACCGTCCGGATCTTGCCGCCACGGACGACCTTGACGTGGATGGAGTCTTTTTGAGCGTTCAGGGCCTCGAACTCGCGGTCGCTGCGGTACTCGCTGACGAACGCCACGCCGGTCGCCAGCGCGACCGCGATCATCACCGCCAGCCCCTCGACCGAAGGGTGCCCGAGCCCGACCGTGAGGCCGAACAGGGCCACCGCGAGAGTGAACAAAGCCGTCGGCACCCACGCCCCCAGCCGCGCGAGCAGCAGGCCGCCGGTTACAACGGCGACCACCAACAAACTTACCCCGCCGCCGACGGCCGACGAGTCGAACACGTCGACCACGATCTTGAGGAGCGAGGCGCCGAGCAGGATCTTGATGATCGGCTCGTCGAACTTCTCCAGAAACTTCTTCCAGCCCGGCTCGCGCGGCAGCGGGGTCAGGCGGTTCACCCCGAATCGGCCGCGGCTGGCGGCCACGTCGGCATCGGTCAGGCCGCCGGTCCGCGCGTCCGGGAATAGGTCGAAGACGGAGCGGAGCGTGCGCATGGGTCACGAATCTCGGGCGGGAACGCCGGTCTGAGTCTCTGGAACAAATACTTGAGGCACTCACACTCGATCCGGGTTTGTCCCAGGACGTGCGCGGGTGCCTTAAGCGCTTCGGAAATCGGCCGCCGATATTGCCCTACCCTTCCATAACTTCTTTCGATTTCTTGTCGGCCAGCTCGTCGATCTTGCTTTCATAGGTCTTGAGCAAGTTCTGAACTTTTTCCTTGCCCTTGTCCCGTTCGTCCTCGGTCATCGCGGCGTCTTTTTCCGCCTGGTCGAATTCCTTGTTGGCGTCCCGGCGGATGTTCCGGCAGGAAACTTTGGCGTCCTCGGCCAGTTTCTTGATGTGCTGGGCCATCTTCTTCCGCTGGTCGCCGCTCATCGACGGCACGCTGAGCCGGATGACCTTGCCGTCGTTGTTCGGGGCCATGCCCAAGTCGCTGTTCCGGATCGCCTTTTCGATCTCCTTCAAGTCGTCCGCGCTGAACGGCTTGATCATGATCGAAGTCGGGTCCGGGCACGAGACGTTCGCGATTTGGCTCACGGGCGTCGCCGACCCGTAGTAATCGACCCGGATGCCGTCCAGCATGGCCGGGCTGGCGCGGCCGGTGCGGAGCCCTTTGAGGCCGTTGCGCAACACTTCCAGAGCCTTTTCCATCCGACCTTCGTTCGTCTTGAGAACTGTGGCCGCGCTCATAGCGTCCTCCCGAAATCGTTAAGAAGTGTCTGCGTTGTAGCAGATGTATACTTCGCATTCAAGAATGAGCCGTTACGCCAACGATACCCGATCGCCGCGCGAAACGCACGCCCGCGCTATTCCCTGCCCGCGCTATTCCCCGGTCACGAGCGTCCCGATCGCGTGCCCGGCGATCGCTCGCTCGATCGCCCGGTCGGCCTTGTAGTTGAACACCAGGATCGGCAGCTTGGCTTCCTGGCACATGTCGAACGCGCTCAGGTCCATCACCTTGAGCCGGTCTTGAAGCACCTTGTGGTACGTCAGCCGGTCGTACTTCTCGGCGTAAGGATTCTTTTCCGGGTCGGAATTGTAAACGCCGTCGACCCGGGTCGCCTTCATGAGGACGTCCACCCCGAGTTCGCGGCCGCGGAGGGCGGCGGCGGTGTCGGTGGTCACGAACGGGTTCCCGGTCCCGCCCGCGAGAATGACGACCCGCCCGTTCTCCAGGTGGCGGATCGCGCGGCGGCGGATGTACGGCTCGCAGACGGTGTCCATCGGGATGGCGGACATCAGGCGGGTCTGAATGTCCAGGCTTTCCAGCGTGTCTTGCAGGGCGAGGCCGTTCATGACCGTGGCCAGCATGCCCATCGAATCCGCGGTCGCCTGTTTGATGGTGTTCAACCCGGCCGAGAACTGGGCACCGCGCAACAAATTCCCGCCACCGACGACGACGGCCAACTGCGTGCCCATCTCGACCACGCGCTTCAGCTGCTCCGCGATCGCGAGCGTCTCGTCGAGGCTGATGCCGTTCTTCCCGGCGTGGCCGAACGCCTCGCCACTGAGTTTCAGGAGGACGCGCTGGAACGCCGGTTTCGAGGGTGTCTGCACAGATGGTACGTTCGTCGGCACGATGGCCCCCGGGCTGGGTCGGAACGGAAACAGCACCAAGATTATAGGTCCGGCCGCCCGCCGAACAACCCGGTACCGGTAGACCGGCAGGTAAGCTACCGGTGCCCGGGGCCACCGGGACGATTTTAGTGGGGTGACGTCTTGGGGCTCTGTCCCAAACCGGGACGATTTTAATGGGGTGACGTCTTGGGGCTCTGCCCCAAACCGGGACGATTTTAATGGGGTGACGTCTTGGGGCTCTGCCCCAAACCGGGACGATTTTAATGGGGTGACGTCTTGGGGCTCTGCCCCAAACCCCGCCGGAGGGGTTGGACCCCTCCGGACCTCCTCACTTGCTCCCGACCCTCGGAATGATCCCAGAGCGGATCATTCCGAGGGTCGCTCGCTGGACCGTTTATCGATCCACGGACTGCTCGTGGTACCACCCGTATTGGCTCGCGATCAGTCGACGTCTTGCCGCCACAATCAACCCAGACCCCTGCGAGCGATCCGGGGGTCGATCCGCTTTGGGATCGACCCCCGGATCGGGAGCAAGTGAGGAGGTCCGGAGGGGTCCAACCCCTCCGGCGGGGTTTGGGGCAGAGCCCCAAGACGTCAACCCGCCAGGACGCCCTGGAATCCCCAGCACCCCCCGATCGCCCCGATCACGGAACGGCCACGCGATCCTGGCTGCCGACATTTTCCTGGTAGGTCAGGTTTCCACTCGTCTCCAGAACGGTCTGAAAATCCCGCCGGTGGTACCAGAGCGAGTCCACGCCTTTTTGCGAGAGGCGGTTCACCGAGACGTCGAGGTACGTGAGACGTGACATCAACGACGACCCGGCGAGAACGAACGCCCCGGCGTCCGTGATTTGATTTTGCCGGACGGCCAACCGCTTCACCCCAACCAGGTGCGGGGACTCGGCCACCGCCCGCACGCCGGCGTCGCCCAGGTAGTTCCCGGACAGATTCAGTCCTTTCGCCCGGGCGAGGCTCGGCGAGGCGACGAGGGCGATTGCCCCGGCCGGGCCGATCGCGCTATTGCGCAGGTCCAGATTGGGGTTATGTTCGAGCATTCTTCGGAGCAGCGACGACCCGGCGAGTTCGGCCGCCCCGGCGTCGCCGATGTGGTTCGCGTAGACCCGGAACGTGTACAACCGGGTGAGATAGCGACTGGAAACGACCGCCTTGACTCCCGCGTCTCCCACGTCGTTCCCGGACACGTCGAGAACCCGGAGGCCGCCCAGGTGAGGCGACTCCGCCAGCGCACGAACGCCCTCGGCACTGATCTGCCCGTTGTCGGTCAGATACAGCGCGCGGAGCCGCGAAAAGCCGGTCGCCCGCGCGAGCAGGCGGACGCCGCCGTCGCAGAGGCCGTTGAAACTCAGGTCGAGGGTTTCCACCCGGGTCAAGTACGGCGAGCGGGCGAGGACGTTCACCCCGCCGTTGCCGAGATCGTTGCCGCAAAGGTCGAGTTCGCGAACGCTCGCGAGGAAAGGGCATTGTGCCAGCCGCCCGATGTGCCGTGCGGCGTCGAGTATCCGCACGCGGCGGACCGGCGCCAGGCGAAAGAGTTCGTCGCCCCGCGCCAGAAACGTACCCGCGTCGACCGACACGGCGTCGGCCACGCCGCGGCGGAACTCGACCCCGACGACCATTTCACCGAGGTGGGCGGACCACGCCGCTTGATGCTCCTGAAGGAGTTCGAGTTCGCGCGTTTTCAGTGACCCGCGCATCGGGTGATCGTCCGACGTCCGGGCGAGCGCGCACTGGACGCGGATCAATTCGCCGCGGGCGCGGTCGGCCGGGTCGTCGGATTCGTCGAGGAAGTCGGCGTAGATCAGCCGCGGCCCGTCGTCGTGATAGTGAGATAAGACGGGCCCCAAGAACGCCTGTTCCTCGGCGGGCGTCGGCATCGTGCGGCCCTCCGGTCGGAACGATTCGTACTACGATTGTACGCGGCGCACCGGGCGAACGCACCCGGATCGTTAGCGCACAGGCGCGATTCGCCCGAATTGGCGCTGACGAATCTGTCCTGTGCGCGACCGCAACCTGAAAGCCTGTGCCGGTGGTACGAGAACTTTGCAGCCCGGACGCACGACGCAGTATGCGCTAGGCAGCGAGCGACTTCTGTATCCGTTCGCCGGTCTGATTCTCCTGGCGGCGGTCCCAGAATTCGGCCAACGGGCGGTTTCGCTCAGCAGGTCGGCCCGAATCTGGAGGATCGCCTCCGCACCCGCTTCCGACCCGAACTTCTCCGTGCCTTTGACCCGCTGGTTAATTTGCTGGATCGTGGATTCGACGTGGTACGAGGTGATGGGCAACCCGGCCGCACGATACGCCGGATACATCATCCGCGACTTTTGGTTCTCCAGACAGCCCACCGTCTCGGCCACCTTCGACCGGCGACACATTTTCACAACAGAAGTGACCGCGTTCGAATGAGTTGGGCCGGTTACGTCGAAGAACTGACCTCCGTCCAAAATTCCTCGGCCGTCCGCTTCGTTCCGTCGCCCTCGACCACGACGCCACCCCCGGCCGCCGCGACAGCCCAACAGCAGAGGTTCCACGCCCGCACGAGTCCGGCGTCGGCGTTGCCCCAAACGACACATTGAATATCCGGGCCGGTGACCCGAACCGTCACCATGCCGGCGTCGAGTCCGACTCGCAGCTCGCGCCAGCCCGGCGACGGGATTTCGTCGGGGAAGGCGGGAAGTCCGTCGATCATCCGCACGACAGTCCCCTGCCCCACCCCGCCGAGTCGTTCCGCAATCACCGGCCACTCCGGCGCAGCGCCCCCGGGAAACCGGATCACGCGATCGATGCCCATGAAATCCCTCTGTCCCTTCGCCGCAAATGATCCGCGGCAATCTGCGGCAAAAATTCTGTCTTACCTGGGCTTCCGCACGATGCGGGGTTTCGCGACCTGGGGCGTCGGGGTGGTTTCTTCCGCGGGCGTTCCCATCACCACGTTGGCCCCACTCACGCTCGCGGCACGGTAGGCGGTCTCCATCGCGTCGAGAAAACGCTCGTCGCCGCGCCAGAACGGAATCGCCCCGAGCCGCTTGGGGAGAGCCGCGGTGACGGACGGCGAGTTGATCTCGGCGAGCAAGTCGGTCGGTAACTCGCCCACACTCCAGAATTGCCGCGGGTCGGCCGGCGCGGCCGTTTCATTCGCTGTCGGTGCCACACTTGAGGGCGACACCGCATTCGCGGGCAGCGGTTCACTCGCGGCTGCCGCCCGCGCCGGAGCCTTCGGCTTCCTGGCCACCTTGGGCGCCTCAGGGGGAGGCGGCGGGGTACTGGCACCAAGTTTGGCGAACAGCGCCTCGCGGTCCAGACCGCGGAGGCGGAAGAGGAGGAACGGGTCGCGGTCGAACCTCTCGCCCAGGAGGTAGTAGACGGCCGCGATGTGCTTGCACGGGTTCGAGTAGTCCGGGCAGGAGCAGGACGTTTTGAGGTCGTTCCGCTTCGCGGGGAAGAGCGACACGCCCGCATCTGCCGCCAGTTGTTCGACCTCACTCGGTAGTTCGCCGGCCAGCAGCTTCGCCGCGAATTTCGCTTGCACGGACAGTGCCTTCACGACCTTCGCCCAATCGGCGTCGGTCAGTTTCGCCACCTCAATGCTCACCTTATAGGGCTGCGGCGCCGAGCCTTGAACTTTGGCGGCCACGTGGCCGGGCGTGACGTCGATCGACAGCACCTGGCCGCCGCGGGCGTAGCTCCGCCCGCGCTGCAGGCGGCCGCCGACGTCGAAGCTTTCGATCACGGCGATCCAGCGCTTCGCCCACCACGATTCGCCGAAACTCCCCCTCTTCGATTGGGATTTGATCCCGCCGACGGCTTTGCGCGGCGTCGATTTCGGGTAACGGCTATATTCCCACCACATGCGTCACTCCTCCACCGCGTCCGCCCGCAGGGCGAGCAGGTCTTTGAGTTCGGTGTTCGACATCTCCGTCAGCCACCCTTCCCCGGTCCCGACGACCCGCCCCGCGACTTCCTTCTTCCGCTCGATCATTTCGTCGATCTTCTCTTCCAGAGTACCCACGCAAACGAATTTATGCACCTGCACGTTCCGCGTCTGGCCGATCCGGAAGGCCCGGTCCGTGGCCTGATTCTCCACGGCCGGGTTCCACCAGCGGTCGAAATGGAAGACGTGGTTCGCGGCCGTCAATGTCACCCCGGTCCCGCCGGCCTTCAGGGAGATCAGGAAGACCCGCGGCGCGTCCGCGGCGGTCGTGTCCTGAAACCGGGCGACCATCCGCTCGCGGTTTTTCTGCGGCACCCCGCCGTGCAGGAATAGCACTTCCTTGCCGAATGTTTCTTGCAGGTGCTTGCGGATGATGTCGCCCATCTCGGTGAACTGCGTGAAGATCAGCGCCCGGTCTCCGACCTGAAGCACTTCGTCGATCATTTCCGTGAGGCGGGCGAGTTTGCCGGAGCGGTCCGGGATCGCGGAGTTGTCGCCCAGGAACTGGGCCGGGTGGTTGCACACCTGTTTCAACTTGGAGAGCGCGCCGAGAATCAGCCCCTTGCGGCGAATCCCATCCTCGTCCTTGAGTGACTTATCGAGTTCCCGGACGACGGCCTGGTACAGCGTGGCTTGTTCCTTGGTGAGCGTGCAAAAGACGTTGGCCTCGAACTTGTCCGGCAGGTCGGCGATGATTGACTTGTCGGTCTTCAGCCGTCGCAGCAGGAACGGCCCGGTCAAGTCCTTGAGCCGCCGTGTGGCGTCTTCGTCGCGGTGCATCTGGATCGGCACGAGAAAATTCCGGCGGAACGACTCGCGTGACCCGAGGAAGCCCGGGTTCAGGTACTGGCCGATCGACCACAGGTCGCCGACGTGGTTCTCGACCGGGGTGCCGGTCAGGGCGACGCGGAAATCGGCTTTGAGTGCGCGGGCGGCCTGCGACGTTTTCGCGTCCGGGTTCTTGATATTCTGCGCCTCATCCAGAATGACGCCCGCCCACGGGATGGCTTGCAGCGCGGCCGCGTCCCGGTGCAGGAGTGAAAAGCTGGAGACCACGAGGCCGAATTGCTTGACCTGGGCCGCGAGGGTCTTCTCCCCTTTCGTGCGCTTCTGCCCGTGGTGGATGAGGACCGACAGGGTCGGCGTGAACCGCTCCGCTTCCTTGCGCCAGTGGCCGACGACGGACGTGGGACAGACGAGGAGGACCGGCCGCGTTTCGCCGTCCTCGCGGGCTTGTTGGATCGCGGCGAGCGTCTGGACGGACTTCCCGAGGCCCATGTCGTCCGCCAGGCACGCCCCGAGGCCGACCCGCCGCAGGAACGACAGCCACGAGTACCCCCGCACTTGGTACGGCCGCAGGGTGCCGTGGAAGTCGCGCGGCGGGGTGAGTTCCGCGAACGTCGTCGTGCCCCGGAGTTGGTCGAGGAACACCTTCAACCCGCCCGTCGTTTTCACCCCGCGCACGGCCAACCCGCCCGGCCCGGTCTCGGCGCCGAGGCTCATCTTCAGCAGGTCGCGGACGGTGCCGGTGGTTTGCGGGTTTTTGGTCCAGAAATCGAGGGCGGTGCGGATCTCGTCGGCGTTCACTTGAACCCACCGGCCGCGGACGTTGACCAGCGGCGACTTCAACCGGGCGAGCGCTTCGAGTTCGGCCAGCGACAGTTCGGTGTCCCCGATCGCGACTTTCCAGTCGAACTTGATGACCTCGTCGAGCGACATGACGCCGTTGGAGGCCGAGAATTTCTTCGCGGTTTTCGCGGCCGCGGTGACGGCGAGCCTGTTTTTGGTGCCGGTCCGCGCCCACCACGCCGGGAGGAGGACGCCGAAGCCGGCCTGTTCGAGGACGTAGGCCGTCTCGCTCAGGAAGCGGTGGGCGCCGCCCGCGTCGGTGGTGAACTCCGTCGGCGCGGCCGTGTTCAAACTCGTCTCGACTTCCGGGCAGAGCTTCGCGGCCTGACCGAGAGCGGCGAACAAAAACTCGCGGGACGGGAGCGGGACACTTCTGGCGACGGCCTTGTGGGGGAACCAGGCCTCGTCCAGGGAAACGAGTAAGCTCGGGTCATCGAAGGCTTGCAGCAGGTAGCGGACGGTCCAGGTGCCTTTCGTCGTGGCCTCGACGGGAGTCGCATCCGGCGGTTCTTCCAGACGAAAACAGAGCCGGTAACTCGCCGCGTCCGCGACGACG
This is a stretch of genomic DNA from Fimbriiglobus ruber. It encodes these proteins:
- a CDS encoding calcium-translocating P-type ATPase, PMCA-type, whose protein sequence is MRTLRSVFDLFPDARTGGLTDADVAASRGRFGVNRLTPLPREPGWKKFLEKFDEPIIKILLGASLLKIVVDVFDSSAVGGGVSLLVVAVVTGGLLLARLGAWVPTALFTLAVALFGLTVGLGHPSVEGLAVMIAVALATGVAFVSEYRSDREFEALNAQKDSIHVKVVRGGKIRTVPLEEVAVGDLVFLETGDEIPADGRVVKSNELLIDQSLMTGEAEPVRKEICPEQEAAADPDQPGCVYRGTQVVDGLGEMVVTNVGDDTMIGQIARRMSGEDDTAAPATGVAAPDGNAGPTSPEGASLSSTESRVQRKLALSKESTPLQEKLTALAELISKVGYAAAGLIFLALLLRGALWASPREVFVPQTAADVVAVARNLLGYFVYMVIIVVVAVPEGLPMSVTVSLALAMRKMTRANSLVRQLVACETIGSATVICTDKTGTLTQNKMRLVRLALGGQVYETGTADCPTPKPHVTASTAVSPVDWLAVNAAVNSTASLEEKDGKPIVVGNSTEGALLYWLRDGGTNYEQYRVDVLVVFRTAFSSEHKKMTTVVRAGGRLVALVKGAPEVIIERCTKVLAADGTVRTMTTADREHARAELATAAGQAMRTLAFAHVELPADFPTDTDAVHDRRAEIDRDLTFVGFVAIRDPLRVDVRDAIRQCREAGIEVKMITGDNIETARAIAAEVGLLDSPGAIAMTSTDFNKLTDDELKERLPNLRVLARAKPLDKYRMVKLLQEQNHVVAMTGDGTNDAPSLKKADVGLAMGLAGTEVAKEASKIVLLDDSFGTIVRAVHWGRSLYENIQRFVQFQLTINVSALAIALLGPFLGFRPPFTVLQLLWINVIMDTFAAIALCSEPPRAGLMRVPPKRRNESILTPAMRQNILITGTFFVVVMLGILWAMAGTPERPGLFGTSDPAAQWLVRAGVDEGVAPAASLAKGDDGVWTAAGADGSRRPVQVEFTVLQATLFFTIYVFFQVWNQINCRSLTPDASGLRGLWKNPLFLFIAGLTIVGQVVIVAFGGRVFNTEPLTLWEWLAVAAGTASVLVFAEVARVIRKAV
- the frr gene encoding ribosome recycling factor, which translates into the protein MSAATVLKTNEGRMEKALEVLRNGLKGLRTGRASPAMLDGIRVDYYGSATPVSQIANVSCPDPTSIMIKPFSADDLKEIEKAIRNSDLGMAPNNDGKVIRLSVPSMSGDQRKKMAQHIKKLAEDAKVSCRNIRRDANKEFDQAEKDAAMTEDERDKGKEKVQNLLKTYESKIDELADKKSKEVMEG
- the pyrH gene encoding UMP kinase, which codes for MPTNVPSVQTPSKPAFQRVLLKLSGEAFGHAGKNGISLDETLAIAEQLKRVVEMGTQLAVVVGGGNLLRGAQFSAGLNTIKQATADSMGMLATVMNGLALQDTLESLDIQTRLMSAIPMDTVCEPYIRRRAIRHLENGRVVILAGGTGNPFVTTDTAAALRGRELGVDVLMKATRVDGVYNSDPEKNPYAEKYDRLTYHKVLQDRLKVMDLSAFDMCQEAKLPILVFNYKADRAIERAIAGHAIGTLVTGE
- a CDS encoding TIGR02996 domain-containing protein, which translates into the protein MPTPAEEQAFLGPVLSHYHDDGPRLIYADFLDESDDPADRARGELIRVQCALARTSDDHPMRGSLKTRELELLQEHQAAWSAHLGEMVVGVEFRRGVADAVSVDAGTFLARGDELFRLAPVRRVRILDAARHIGRLAQCPFLASVRELDLCGNDLGNGGVNVLARSPYLTRVETLDLSFNGLCDGGVRLLARATGFSRLRALYLTDNGQISAEGVRALAESPHLGGLRVLDVSGNDVGDAGVKAVVSSRYLTRLYTFRVYANHIGDAGAAELAGSSLLRRMLEHNPNLDLRNSAIGPAGAIALVASPSLARAKGLNLSGNYLGDAGVRAVAESPHLVGVKRLAVRQNQITDAGAFVLAGSSLMSRLTYLDVSVNRLSQKGVDSLWYHRRDFQTVLETSGNLTYQENVGSQDRVAVP
- a CDS encoding SWIM zinc finger family protein, translating into MWWEYSRYPKSTPRKAVGGIKSQSKRGSFGESWWAKRWIAVIESFDVGGRLQRGRSYARGGQVLSIDVTPGHVAAKVQGSAPQPYKVSIEVAKLTDADWAKVVKALSVQAKFAAKLLAGELPSEVEQLAADAGVSLFPAKRNDLKTSCSCPDYSNPCKHIAAVYYLLGERFDRDPFLLFRLRGLDREALFAKLGASTPPPPPEAPKVARKPKAPARAAAASEPLPANAVSPSSVAPTANETAAPADPRQFWSVGELPTDLLAEINSPSVTAALPKRLGAIPFWRGDERFLDAMETAYRAASVSGANVVMGTPAEETTPTPQVAKPRIVRKPR
- a CDS encoding DEAD/DEAH box helicase, yielding MIALQLLLRDKQFLAWGETTEPARAGRKSRQAARPHPFSVPAETIRTTVAESISSFQAPEETAAVWLPSTAGRPIASLPLIAEPPDPDAVIEMSPWAVPVLVLEAASALELLEACVDRDTLQPGVLIGPTLKYWVTAAQYAAGLVAREQFLPGLETVGTQTRACWRPVVGGPERPRFQRLAAAMPAACRATATDSAGGASPTAALNDFLELAVDGLVRSSRMTTTVRKTFASVHDQWLYALHAPDGAMQVSPAEAGELRRALDDWQRPIVVADAASYRLCFRLEEPPDATPVEATTKGTWTVRYLLQAFDDPSLLVSLDEAWFPHKAVARSVPLPSREFLFAALGQAAKLCPEVETSLNTAAPTEFTTDAGGAHRFLSETAYVLEQAGFGVLLPAWWARTGTKNRLAVTAAAKTAKKFSASNGVMSLDEVIKFDWKVAIGDTELSLAELEALARLKSPLVNVRGRWVQVNADEIRTALDFWTKNPQTTGTVRDLLKMSLGAETGPGGLAVRGVKTTGGLKVFLDQLRGTTTFAELTPPRDFHGTLRPYQVRGYSWLSFLRRVGLGACLADDMGLGKSVQTLAAIQQAREDGETRPVLLVCPTSVVGHWRKEAERFTPTLSVLIHHGQKRTKGEKTLAAQVKQFGLVVSSFSLLHRDAAALQAIPWAGVILDEAQNIKNPDAKTSQAARALKADFRVALTGTPVENHVGDLWSIGQYLNPGFLGSRESFRRNFLVPIQMHRDEDATRRLKDLTGPFLLRRLKTDKSIIADLPDKFEANVFCTLTKEQATLYQAVVRELDKSLKDEDGIRRKGLILGALSKLKQVCNHPAQFLGDNSAIPDRSGKLARLTEMIDEVLQVGDRALIFTQFTEMGDIIRKHLQETFGKEVLFLHGGVPQKNRERMVARFQDTTAADAPRVFLISLKAGGTGVTLTAANHVFHFDRWWNPAVENQATDRAFRIGQTRNVQVHKFVCVGTLEEKIDEMIERKKEVAGRVVGTGEGWLTEMSNTELKDLLALRADAVEE